The following coding sequences lie in one Syngnathus scovelli strain Florida chromosome 1, RoL_Ssco_1.2, whole genome shotgun sequence genomic window:
- the itk gene encoding tyrosine-protein kinase ITK/TSK, translating to MFSRVILDGTMIKKSQQKKKTSPSNYKERLFVLDTQELKYSECRTGRKPILKGCIKLCNIKCVDIVFTDLPIPCDYKYPFQVFHDNHYLYIFAPDNDCRLKWVHALKEETKNNNLVEKYHPQFWIDGKWKCCQQSEKLSIGCQVYDPMAYGSKKPLPEIPDSEVEMRDTVDMVVIALQNYTPFGDRELALQKDKEYTLITSSHPLWWIVRDEKGNDGFVPRTHIAEKSGNDFERFEWYNKNIARREAEDVLIKEGKEGAFMVRNSRQTGFYTVSVFTKALGSNGEKQPCVKHYQIRRTETEESSFYLAEKYLFRTIPELIHYHQHNAAGLITRLRHPVTQTGGCSQEIAAPFKDEWEVDPEEITFGQELGSGQFGMVLSGQWREKKVALKVIRENYMSDEEFKEEARVMMRLYHSKLVQLYGVCTQRSPMCLVLEFMENGCLSNYLRAKKGCLSQETMLGMCLDVSEGMAYLEVSNFIHRDLAARNCLVSKNNLVKLSDFGMTRYVLDDQYTSSFCSKFPIKWSAPEVVKYCKFSSKSDVWSFGVLMWEVYTEGRLPYENQSNGQVVDFLNAGMRLLKPRLAPEDVYLLMEWCWKEKPVDRPSFALLLHELSQLSQC from the exons ATGTTCTCTCGAGTGATACTCGATGGTACGATGATCAAAAAATcgcagcaaaagaaaaaaacatctccATCTAACTACAAGGAGCGATTATTTGTGCTGGACACACAGGAATTAAAGTATTCTGAGTGTCGTACTGGG CGAAAACCCATACTGAAAGGTTGCATCAAGTTATGCAACATTAAGTGTGTGGACATAGTCTTTACCGATCTCCCCATTCCATGTGACTACAAGTACCCCTTCCAG GTTTTTCATGACAACCATTATCTCTACATTTTTGCACCAGACAATGATTGTCGCCTGAAGTGGGTGCATGCTCTTAAAGAAG AGACAAAGAACAACAATTTGGTTGAAAAATACCACCCCCAATTTTGGATAGATGGAAAATGGAAATGCTGCCAACAGTCAGAGAAACTGTCAATCGGCTGTCAAGTCTATGATCCAATGGCTTACG GTTCTAAAAAACCATTACCCGAAATCCCAGATTCAGAG gtTGAAATGCGTGACACAGTGGATATGGTGGTTATTGCATTGCAGAACTACACACCATTTGGAGACAGAGAATTGGCACTTCAGAAAGACAAGGAATACACCCTGATAACCAGCTCCCACCCTCTCTGGTGGATTGTTCGAGATGAAAAGGG GAATGACGGGTTTGTGCCAAGGACACACATAGCTGAAAAATCAGGGAATGACTTTGAAAGATTTGA ATGGTATAACAAGAACATTGCCAGAAGGGAAGCAGAAGACGTGTTGATCAAAGAG GGAAAAGAAGGTGCATTCATGGTTCGAAACTCGAGACAGACGGGTTTCTACACAGTGTCAGTATTCACCAAAGCACTGGG ATCTAATGGGGAGAAACAACCATGTGTTAAACATTACCAAATCAGGCGGACAGAGACAGAAGAGTCTTCTTTTTACTTGGCAGAGAAATATCTGTTTCGCACCATTCCAGAGCTGATCCATTACCACCAACACAATGCTGCAG GTCTGATCACACGTCTCAGACATCCGGTCACTCAAACAGGTGGCTGCTCCCAGGAAATTGCTGCTCCATTCAAAG ATGAGTGGGAGGTGGACCCCGAAGAAATTACCTTTGGTCAAGAGCTAGGAAGTGGACAGTTTGGGATGGTGTTGTCGGGACAATGGAGGGAGAAGAAGGTGGCGCTGAAAGTAATAAGAGAAAATTACATGTCAGATGAGGAATTTAAAGAAGAGGCAAGAGTCATGAT GAGATTATACCACTCAAAGCTAGTTCAGCTCTATGGTGTTTGCACCCAGCGTTCTCCAATGTGTTTGGTGTTGGAGTTCATGGAGAATGGCTGTCTATCAAACTACCTGCGAGCAAAAAAAGGGTGTTTGTCCCAGGAGACAATGTTGGGGATGTGCCTGGATGTCAGTGAAGGGATGGCCTATCTGGAGGTGTCTAACTTCATCCACAGAGACCTG GCTGCCAGGAACTGCCTGGTTTCAAAGAACAACCTAGTTAAATTGTCAGATTTTGGCATGACCAG ATATGTTCTTGATGACCAGTACACAAGTTCTTTCTGCTCCAAGTTTCCCATCAAGTGGTCAGCACCAGAGGTTGTCAAATACTGCAAGTTCAGCAGCAAATCCGATGTCTGGTCCTTTG GTGTTCTCATGTGGGAAGTCTACACAGAAGGCCGGCTTCCCTATGAGAACCAATCCAATGGTCAGGTAGTAGACTTCCTGAATGCTGGCATGAGGCTGCTTAAACCACGACTGGCACCAGAGGATGTATATTTGCTTATGGAGTGGTGCTGGAAAGAG AAACCAGTGGATCGCCCGTCCTTTGCACTGCTGTTGCACGAGCTTTCCCAACTTTCACAATGTTGA
- the med7 gene encoding mediator of RNA polymerase II transcription subunit 7, which translates to MGEPQQVSALPPPPMQYIKEYTDENVSKGFAPKPPPPIRDSYMMFGNQFQCDDLIIRPLESQGIERLHPVQFDHKRELKKLNMSILVNFLDLLDILIKSPGSIKREEKLEDLKLLFVHMHHLINEYRPHQARETLRVMMEVQKRQRLDTAEKFQKHLERVVELIQGCLASLPDDLPQLEGTNIAGDGARTLLVGSGVGPSVQPPRLKTEPMDVEEAPAASCLAAGHQNKIMPTIKKDKMWDKDAAMCSIIDKIA; encoded by the coding sequence ATGGGTGAACCACAGCAGGTTAGCGCCCTGCCTCCTCCACCAATGCAGTATATCAAAGAGTACACGGACGAAAATGTCAGCAAGGGTTTtgctcccaaaccaccaccaccCATCAGAGACAGCTACATGATGTTTGGCAACCAGTTTCAGTGCGACGACTTGATTATTCGGCCTCTAGAGAGCCAAGGCATCGAGAGGCTTCATCCTGTGCAATTTGACCACAAACGTGAGCTCAAGAAGCTGAATATGTCCATCCTGGTGAACTTTCTGGACCTTCTGGACATCCTCATCAAGAGCCCTGGCAGTATAAAGCGAGAAGAAAAGCTGGAGGACCTGAAACTTCTGTTTGTTCACATGCACCACCTGATCAATGAATATAGGCCACATCAAGCCCGGGAGACTTTGCGAGTGATGATGGAGGTTCAGAAACGACAGAGACTGGATACAGCAGAGAAGTTCCAAAAGCACCTGGAGCGGGTAGTGGAATTGATCCAGGGGTGCCTTGCCTCCTTGCCCGATGATTTACCGCAGTTGGAGGGCACCAACATCGCTGGGGATGGAGCAAGGACTTTGCTTGTCGGGAGTGGTGTCGGGCCTTCTGTGCAGCCTCCAAGGCTGAAAACGGAACCCATGGATGTAGAGGAAGCACCAGCTGCAAGTTGTTTGGCGGCAGGTCACCAGAACAAGATTATGCCTACCATAAAAAAGGACAAAATGTGGGACAAAGATGCCGCCATGTGCAGTATCATTGACAAAATTGCCTAG